TTGGGTTATCAATCCATCTTTTAATGAAAAATGAGATTTACTTTTTGGTCTTTCTTTTTCAATTAATTTAGCTACTTCAAATATTATTTTATTGGCCACTTCAGTATTTGATCTAAGATTATCTAAAACCATCTCTACAGAAACTTCTTGATGAGTTTGATGCCAGCAATCATAATCAGTAACCATAGATAATGAGGCGTAAGCTATTTCAGCTTCTTTCGCTAATCTTGCTTCTGTGTGGTTCGTCATTCCAATTATTGAACATCCCCAACTCCTATATAAATTAGATTCTGCTCTAGTTGAGAAAGCGGGCCCCTCCATGGCTAGATAGGTACCCCCTCTATGCAATTGTCTACCGCCAGGAATATTTTTTTCTCCGATTTCACTTAATATACGTGATAAATTTGTGCAGAAGGGATCTCCCATAGTTACGTGAGCAACAGCTCCCTCTTTAAAAAAGGTTGCAGGTCTATTTTTTGTCCGGTCTATAAATTGATCTGGAACCACTATATCAAGTGGCCTTATCTGTTCTTGTAATGAACCAACCGCTGATGGAGCAATAATCCATCTTACTCCTATTGATCTTAGAGCCCAAATATTAGCTTTGTAAGGAATTTCAGAAGGATTTAAACTATGTGTTCTGCCATGTCTAGGAATGAATGCTATCTCTAGGTTTCCAAGTTTATATACTTTAATTGAATCAGAGGGTTTACCATAGGGGGTATTGATTTCAAGTTCTCTTGAGTACTCTATTTGATCCATTGAATAAAATCCACTTCCACCAATCACTCCTAATCTTGATTTTTCAATTGGTAATAAATGTTCTTTATTCATAATGAAGTAAATGACTTTTAATCATCTGGTACTAATTGGAGGAGGACACTCAAATGTTTCTTTACTGAAGAAATGGTTGATGTTTCCGAAATTAATGCCAGAAATTCCTGTTTCAATTATATCTAGAGATTCTCATTTGGTTTATTCGGCGATATTCCCATCGGTGATTTCAAAATCAATCACTTTAGAAGAGAGTTTAATTGATATAAAATCTTTAGCAAAAAATGCAAAGGTATCTTTTATAGAAGAAGAAGTAAAGGATATTGATTTCAATTTAAAGAAAATTGTTTTAAGTAATAGACCTTCAGTTAATTATTCGAAGTTGGTGCTTAATTATGGAAGTCAAACAATAATTCCAAAAGAATTTGAATTATTAGTTAAAAATCGAAATGCTTTTACAATTAAACCTTTTTTGAGGGCTTATGAATTAATAAAAAAAGAGGACATTTTTGATTCAATTAATGAACTTCCATTTGTAATAGTTGGGAGTGGTCTTGCTGCAATTGAATTATCATATGCTTTGAGAAAAAGATGGAGAAATAGATCTTTAAAATTATTATGTGATTCTAGAAAAATTAATAATACAATTCTTAAAAGTTTACGGAATTTCAATATTGATTTAGTTGAAAAACTTAATTTTGATTATGGCAAGATTCTTTTGTGTACTGGAAATACATCTCCGTTATGGGCACAAAAAAAATTATTAGATTCGGATTCTGATGGCAGAATAATCACTAATCAGAATTTGCAGATAAAAAGTTTCTCTGGAATCTTTGCTGTCGGTGATTGCGCAGTTGTATGCTCATCAAAAAGACCAGCATCGGGAGTTTTTGCAGTAAAAGTTGTAAATACATTAGTCCAAAATCTAAAAAAAGATATAGAAGGGAGATCATTACAAAAGTGGTTTCCTCAAAAGATTGGATTGCAAATAGTAAATATATTTCCAAGTCATCATTCAAAGGCTTTTGCTATTTATCGCAATTTTGTTTTTGGCCCTTCTTTTCTTTTTTGGATTTTAAAGTATAAGATTGATCTCAACTTTATTAATAAGTTCAGATCAAAAAGGCTAGTTATGAAAAGTAGTGAAAAAAATATTTCATTGAATGATTGCAGAGGATGTGCAGCTAAAATTCCTCAGTTTGTTTTGAATAAATCATTAATAAATTCTAATTTAAATTCTTTTGCCTCATCACCTGAAGATTCAGTTGAGATATATCAAAATGGTCAAGATATTATCTTGCAAAGTGTAGATGGATTTCCTGCTTTGGTAAGTGATCCTTGGCTTAATGCAAAAATTACTACTTTGCATGCTTGCTCAGATTTATGGGCATGCGGAGCGAAACTTTCATCCGCGCAGGCTTTAATTTCATTACCAAAAGTTGAAAGGGAATTTCAGAGTTACCTCTTTTCTCAATCACTTCAAGGTATAAAATCAACAGTTAAGGATCATGAAGGTGAATTACTTGGAGGCCATACTTTCGAGGCAAGAAGTTTAGTAAATAAACCTTATTCATTAGGAATAGATATTTCTTTAACAGTTCAAGGTATCTTAAAAAATGGAGCAAAACCATGGCTTAAATCTAGAATGAATATTGGAGATATTCTCATGATGTCTAGACCTCTGGGCATTGGGATTTACTTTGCCGGTCAAATGCAAAATATTAATATGCTAGGTAGTTCTTCTGAAATAATTAATAATTTAGTAAAGAGTCAGCAATATTTGATTGATGAAATTTATCTTTTTCAAAATCAATTTAAAGAATCATTAGTCAATGCTGCCACTGATATTACTGGGTATGGATTTATTGGACATCTTAAAGAAATGATTGAATCATCTAATTTATATAGACAAAGAAATAATCTTGAGCCACTAAAAGTTTTATTAGATTTATTTGCATTTAAAGCTTATCCTGGAGTATTTGATTTAATAAGAAAAGATGTTAAGAGCACTTTGTTTGAATCTAATAAAGAAATTTTTGACAAAATTTATAAAGTAAATAAGCAAAAAAGAATTATTAATTTTTTAAACGAAAATTCATTAGATCAAGAGACTTTTAACGAGAGAATATCATTACTATTAGATCCTCAAACATGTGGACCCTTGTTGATTAGTTGCAATCGTAAATATGAAAATGTTCTAAAGGATAAATGGTACAAAGTTGGAGAAGTTGTAGAAATGTAATTATTTTCTATTTAATTTGTCAATTTCCAAATATCTTAATCTTTTGATTTCCTTTCCCATCTCCTTCCCTGGATCCCATCCTTCTTTTTTTAATGTTTCCCCATCTTTTTTTGATTTTATGAATTTGTAAATAAATAACCACTTAAACAATTTATGCCAGTAAGGTCCTCCATCACAAATAAGTAATTTGACTGTCTCATCATTAAGGTTTCTGTCCTCAATAAATTCTGTCCAACTTGATGGAGAAAAATGATTGAAATTTTTTTGATTTGTATTTAATATCTTTTTGATATTTAAATAATCTTCTAATATTTTTATCTCACTATTATTTACCAAAAATCTTTGACATGCTTTTTCTAAATCTTCTGAATCTTTTAATAAGTAAAGCATATGATTTCCCTTTAACTTCTTAATCCAATTTAGTCCTCTTAAAAAACTTTTATCGACTTTAATATTTTCATCTAAGATTGAGATGATTTCCCATTTATGAATTATCGAAATTACATTAGTCAAATTATCGTGTTTGCATATTTCAGCTAGTTCCATCCTTATTCGTATGCCTAGTGCAGGAGGGTAAATCATTTTCTGATGAGTTTCTGAACTTTTCCATGGCCATTGTCTAACTGTTTCTTGAGATTGTTTAAGGGAATTATTTGAAATATTGAAATCTAACCTTGAAGCATATTTTGCACATCTAATTAATCTACTTGGATCATCTGAAATACTATTACTGTGAAGTAAGGTTAATCTTTTACTTTTTATATCAGAAATTCCACCATAAAGATCATAGATTTTCCTTGTCGAGACCTCGAAAGCTATTGAATTTATCGTGAAATCTCTCCTCTTAAGATCCTCTTCAATAGTACTTTTATTTACTGTGGGATTTAAGCCAGGAGCAGAATAAATTTCTTTTCTTGCAGAAGCAATATCAATTTTATAGTCATTAATATTTATTTCTACTGTGTTGTATAGATTAAATTCCTTGATTAAACATAAATCAACATTTAGGATATTTTTTTTGATAAATTTTGCCAGAGAAAGAGAGGATCCTTCAATAACAAGATCAATATCTACAGGTTTAGAAAACGATTTTTTGTGGAATTTACTAATTAATAAATCTCTTAAATAACCGCCAACAAAAGCTACTTTAGTATTGTTATTAGATTCTATGTATTTAACAATTAGGTTATATAGATTAAATGGAGTTTTGATTAATTCCCCTTGAATGTAATCAGAGATATCGTTCATGAGTTTTAACTTACATAACGAATTGGAGCTAATCTGGGATCTAGAATTTTACTTCCTTTATCACCAAATTTTACTGCTAAAGATATTTTTTCCCCACTCCCAAAAATATGTATGATTTCACCTTTCCCAAACTTTGAGTGAATTAGCTTATCTCCAACTATCCAGCTTTTTCCTTTACTAGGACCTGAATATAATTTCCTTACTGCATTTATTGGTTTGTTAACAAATTCATTTGGATTGTTTCGATCAACTCTGGTTAAACGATCAAGATGCCAATCTCTTCTAATTGAAGCACCACCAGTTTGTGGTAATTCGCCATCCATTAAATCTTCAGGTATTTCTGAAAGAAATATTGAAGGAATTGTTGCTTCACGCATTCCACCCCATAATCTTCTTTCTCTGGCATGACTTAAGAAAACTCTATCTTTAGCTCTAGTAATACCTACATAGCATAATCTTCTTTCCTCTTCAAGAAGTGAGGGAGTATCTATTGATCTATGGCTAGGGAAGAGACCTTGTTCTAGACCTGTGATAAAAACATTTTGAAATTCTAAACCTTTACTATTATGCAGAGTCATGAGAGTTACAGAGTTAGGATTATTTTTCTTCGTATCATTATCAGTTGTTAAGGCTGCTGTAGAAAGAAATCCCTCTACATCTCCACTTTCTGTTTCTTCTTCATATTGAGTAGCTGCATTAATTAGTTCTTGTAAGTTATTTCTTCTATCTTCAGATTCTTCAGTCCCACTGGATAGCAAGTCACTTAAATAACCACTTTTTTCTAATATAAGTTGTAGTAGTTGAGCGGGACCAGAATTTTCTAGGTAACACAGTAGATCATTCATAATTTCAGTAAATTTATTAATTCCTTTTGATGATCGGCCTATTGTTTCTTCAAGACTTTGCTTATCATTAAGAACCTCCCATAATGGGATATTTAACCTATTAGATAGTTCATTCAGTTTTTGAATAGTAGTCTTACCAATCCCTCTTCTAGGAACATTTATGATGCGTAAAAGACTAACGTTATCTGAAGAATTAACCAAGACTTTCAAATATGCTATTGCATCTTTAATTTCTCTTCTATCATAAAAACGCAATCCTCCAAAAATTGTATAAGGAATGCGCCACCTTACAAGAGATTCTTCTAATACTCTCGACTGAGCTCTGGTTCGATATAAAATTGCAAAATTTTTCCAAATTGGGTTTTGATTATAGTTATTGAGTGATTTTATTTTATTGGTAATTGCTTCTGCCTCGGAAATTTCATCATCACAGCTGAGTAACGTTAAAAGTTCCCCTTTTTCTTTTGTAGCCTTTAAAACTTTGTCAATTCTTTCAGAGTTGTTTTCAATTAATGAGTTTGCAGCATCAAGGATATTGGAAGATGACCTATAATTTTCTTCTAATTTAATTAAAGATGATTTTCTATCGTCGTTGATTGATGTTTTAAAATCTTCTTGAAAACCAATTAAAATTCTGAAGTCAGCTGCTCTGAAACTATAAATACTTTGATCAGCATCCCCAACTACAAAAATTGACCGATCTTCCCAATTGAAGAATTTTTTTGGTTCAGTATTCCCAGCCGTAATTAATTTTATAAGTTCATATTGTGTTCTATTTGTATCCTGATATTCGTCAACTAAAATATGTTTAAATCTTTTGTGCCAGTAATCTCTGACTATATCATTTTGTCTCAATAAGAAAACGGGCAAAAGCAGAAGATCATCAAAGTCTAAAGAATTATTTTTTGAGAGCGAAATCCTATATCTCTTGTAGGCTTCTGCAACTGTTTTATCAAAATTATTTTCTGCTTTTTCTAAAAGATCATTAGAAGTTAAGCATTGATTTTTAGCATTACTTATTAATCTTTTAATCTTTTTGGGATCATATCTTTTTGGGTCAAGATTCATATCTTGACTGATAATTTCTTTTACTAATGTTTGAGAATCTGTTTCATCATAAATTGAAAATTGTCTTGTCCATTTTAGGCCTTCCGGATCAGTATATTTTTCAATATCATATCTCAGAAGTCTTGAAAATAAGGAATGGAAAGTACCGATCCAAAGGTTCTGAAGCCTCTCTTGGTGAACGTTTGCTCTTAATTGATTTTGATCAATTTCTTTGAGAGTTGTCCAAGGCTGACCAAATTGATTAGAAGCTAATTCTTGGGCTAAAAGAACCTCTAATCTTGCTTTCATTTCTTTAGCAGCTTTGTTAGTGAAAGTGACAGCGAGAATGTTGTACGGATCTATAGAGTTATTTTCAATAAGGTTTGCAATTCTGTGAGTAAGAGCCTTAGTTTTTCCGCTACCTGCACCTGCTACAACTAATAGTGGTCCATAAACATGTTTTACTGCTTGAAGTTGTTGATTGTTTAGGGACTTAAAAAGGAAATTGTTGGTTTGAGGCACTTTTGGAAGGGTTTTTCAAAAATCAGACTTTACTATGAGATTCAGATTCCGTTTCTAGATCTTCTAACGCTTTTTTTAAATTTATAAGTTCATTATTGTTATTAATTATTTCTTCAAATTTATTTTGAGGCATCTTTAATTTCATACTTCTGTCTAGGATTTCTTTTTCCAATCTCTTTTTATATGAGGAAATAAGTTTCTTTGATAATTTTAAATCCTGTTGATCCAAAACTTTTTTTAAAAATGTAGTTACATATTAGCGGAAAAAAATTTTTTATTTGAATTATTTCAACTATCACTTTGGAATGAAGTTATTAATTAAAAAGCGTTGCGTTAAGTTTGAAAATGTATTGTTTTTACTAGCTTTGTATTATTCTTAAGGTCTGTCTTTAAATTTTTACTTCAGGAATGTCAGTTTCAAAGAATAATCAACTATTGTCAGCCGATAAGAAATTAAAT
This region of Prochlorococcus sp. MIT 0604 genomic DNA includes:
- the mtnP gene encoding S-methyl-5'-thioadenosine phosphorylase, with protein sequence MNKEHLLPIEKSRLGVIGGSGFYSMDQIEYSRELEINTPYGKPSDSIKVYKLGNLEIAFIPRHGRTHSLNPSEIPYKANIWALRSIGVRWIIAPSAVGSLQEQIRPLDIVVPDQFIDRTKNRPATFFKEGAVAHVTMGDPFCTNLSRILSEIGEKNIPGGRQLHRGGTYLAMEGPAFSTRAESNLYRSWGCSIIGMTNHTEARLAKEAEIAYASLSMVTDYDCWHQTHQEVSVEMVLDNLRSNTEVANKIIFEVAKLIEKERPKSKSHFSLKDGLITQKENIPSSTKEKLRIFTDSY
- a CDS encoding UvrD-helicase domain-containing protein; amino-acid sequence: MPQTNNFLFKSLNNQQLQAVKHVYGPLLVVAGAGSGKTKALTHRIANLIENNSIDPYNILAVTFTNKAAKEMKARLEVLLAQELASNQFGQPWTTLKEIDQNQLRANVHQERLQNLWIGTFHSLFSRLLRYDIEKYTDPEGLKWTRQFSIYDETDSQTLVKEIISQDMNLDPKRYDPKKIKRLISNAKNQCLTSNDLLEKAENNFDKTVAEAYKRYRISLSKNNSLDFDDLLLLPVFLLRQNDIVRDYWHKRFKHILVDEYQDTNRTQYELIKLITAGNTEPKKFFNWEDRSIFVVGDADQSIYSFRAADFRILIGFQEDFKTSINDDRKSSLIKLEENYRSSSNILDAANSLIENNSERIDKVLKATKEKGELLTLLSCDDEISEAEAITNKIKSLNNYNQNPIWKNFAILYRTRAQSRVLEESLVRWRIPYTIFGGLRFYDRREIKDAIAYLKVLVNSSDNVSLLRIINVPRRGIGKTTIQKLNELSNRLNIPLWEVLNDKQSLEETIGRSSKGINKFTEIMNDLLCYLENSGPAQLLQLILEKSGYLSDLLSSGTEESEDRRNNLQELINAATQYEEETESGDVEGFLSTAALTTDNDTKKNNPNSVTLMTLHNSKGLEFQNVFITGLEQGLFPSHRSIDTPSLLEEERRLCYVGITRAKDRVFLSHARERRLWGGMREATIPSIFLSEIPEDLMDGELPQTGGASIRRDWHLDRLTRVDRNNPNEFVNKPINAVRKLYSGPSKGKSWIVGDKLIHSKFGKGEIIHIFGSGEKISLAVKFGDKGSKILDPRLAPIRYVS
- a CDS encoding selenide, water dikinase; amino-acid sequence: MTFNHLVLIGGGHSNVSLLKKWLMFPKLMPEIPVSIISRDSHLVYSAIFPSVISKSITLEESLIDIKSLAKNAKVSFIEEEVKDIDFNLKKIVLSNRPSVNYSKLVLNYGSQTIIPKEFELLVKNRNAFTIKPFLRAYELIKKEDIFDSINELPFVIVGSGLAAIELSYALRKRWRNRSLKLLCDSRKINNTILKSLRNFNIDLVEKLNFDYGKILLCTGNTSPLWAQKKLLDSDSDGRIITNQNLQIKSFSGIFAVGDCAVVCSSKRPASGVFAVKVVNTLVQNLKKDIEGRSLQKWFPQKIGLQIVNIFPSHHSKAFAIYRNFVFGPSFLFWILKYKIDLNFINKFRSKRLVMKSSEKNISLNDCRGCAAKIPQFVLNKSLINSNLNSFASSPEDSVEIYQNGQDIILQSVDGFPALVSDPWLNAKITTLHACSDLWACGAKLSSAQALISLPKVEREFQSYLFSQSLQGIKSTVKDHEGELLGGHTFEARSLVNKPYSLGIDISLTVQGILKNGAKPWLKSRMNIGDILMMSRPLGIGIYFAGQMQNINMLGSSSEIINNLVKSQQYLIDEIYLFQNQFKESLVNAATDITGYGFIGHLKEMIESSNLYRQRNNLEPLKVLLDLFAFKAYPGVFDLIRKDVKSTLFESNKEIFDKIYKVNKQKRIINFLNENSLDQETFNERISLLLDPQTCGPLLISCNRKYENVLKDKWYKVGEVVEM
- a CDS encoding CCA tRNA nucleotidyltransferase, whose protein sequence is MNDISDYIQGELIKTPFNLYNLIVKYIESNNNTKVAFVGGYLRDLLISKFHKKSFSKPVDIDLVIEGSSLSLAKFIKKNILNVDLCLIKEFNLYNTVEININDYKIDIASARKEIYSAPGLNPTVNKSTIEEDLKRRDFTINSIAFEVSTRKIYDLYGGISDIKSKRLTLLHSNSISDDPSRLIRCAKYASRLDFNISNNSLKQSQETVRQWPWKSSETHQKMIYPPALGIRIRMELAEICKHDNLTNVISIIHKWEIISILDENIKVDKSFLRGLNWIKKLKGNHMLYLLKDSEDLEKACQRFLVNNSEIKILEDYLNIKKILNTNQKNFNHFSPSSWTEFIEDRNLNDETVKLLICDGGPYWHKLFKWLFIYKFIKSKKDGETLKKEGWDPGKEMGKEIKRLRYLEIDKLNRK